The segment TTAAAGGCGCGCCAAGTTTTTGGGCGATCAGGTAGACCATATAAATTTGGCTCAAATGGAAGAGTGCTGAAATCGCCGTGGCTGGAATGACAACATTGAGCTGCATCGGAAATGCTTGACGCACGGATTTCGCAAGTCGGCTGAGTTTATGTGGGCCGGGGAAAAGTTTTAATAAAATTGATGGGCCAATCAGCCAACCTAAAATCAAAGTAGCAAGAGCCGTAAGGCCAATTACTACCGGGTGGGGCCCAAGTACTGCTGGTTTAAAAATTGCCGCACTAATTGCTCCGATTGTAACAAGCACTGCTAGTCCATGCACACGATCAGCAATTACAGTGGCAAATGCTGGGGCGCGCTTGCCCTGTGGGGGGAATAAGGCAACACTTCGTGCTACGTCTCCACCGACAGTTCCGAATCCAAAATTATTCACAAACATCCCAAGAAAGTAGGCGCGGATAATTTGCAGCATTTTTGTGCCAATCTCAGCTTGACGCACGAAGATGCTCCACTTAAATGCGCTCAAAATTTGCCCAAGAGCGTAGACTAAAGAAATTTCTAGGGCGGTCATCCAGGAAAATGATTTTAAAGTCTCAAGCAGTTTGTCGAAGTTTGAGCTGCGATAGACGATCACTAGTAGCAGGGCACTAATTGCCAACTGTAAAAAAATCTTCAATCCTAACTTGCGTTTTGATTTCGTCACGAAAAATAGTCCATCAGATATTCAACTGTGAAAACCTCTAAATTTTCACCGCTATTAATACCAGTTTGCAAAAAGATTTTGGA is part of the bacterium genome and harbors:
- a CDS encoding flippase-like domain-containing protein, with product MTKSKRKLGLKIFLQLAISALLLVIVYRSSNFDKLLETLKSFSWMTALEISLVYALGQILSAFKWSIFVRQAEIGTKMLQIIRAYFLGMFVNNFGFGTVGGDVARSVALFPPQGKRAPAFATVIADRVHGLAVLVTIGAISAAIFKPAVLGPHPVVIGLTALATLILGWLIGPSILLKLFPGPHKLSRLAKSVRQAFPMQLNVVIPATAISALFHLSQIYMVYLIAQKLGAPLSFTYLLATVPVVNVITSLPISINGLGVRESLFLTLFSPMGTTNEQCIAIGALWLVAVTVVAAIGGVVIGAQSIQAVTDEAEEKSPKEEFMRDVEPAK